A genomic window from Streptomyces sp. WMMC940 includes:
- a CDS encoding response regulator, whose product MNVLVVDDDFMVAKLHTRYVSATPGFTVAGVAHSGTEALRAVDRLRPDLVLLDIYLPDMDGIGVLRELRAAEERDAERQPVDVLFITAAREAGTVRSALRAGALHYLIKPFSPAALQEQLRHVASLRSRLESLDEARQEDVDRIFGTRPPGSRELPKGLAAHTADLVDRVLRAHPEGMSASECAEAGRLSRVSARRYLEYFAETGRAEVTLRYGGTGRPERRYRRLG is encoded by the coding sequence GTGAACGTCCTCGTGGTGGACGACGACTTCATGGTCGCCAAGCTGCACACCCGCTATGTGTCCGCGACACCGGGCTTCACGGTCGCTGGGGTGGCCCACAGCGGCACGGAGGCGCTGCGCGCGGTGGACCGGCTGCGCCCCGATCTGGTGCTGCTGGACATCTATCTGCCCGACATGGACGGGATCGGCGTGCTGCGCGAGCTGCGCGCGGCGGAGGAGCGGGACGCGGAGCGGCAGCCGGTGGACGTCCTGTTCATCACGGCGGCCCGGGAGGCCGGCACGGTGCGCTCGGCGCTGCGCGCCGGCGCGCTGCACTATCTGATCAAGCCGTTCAGCCCCGCCGCGCTCCAGGAGCAGCTGCGGCACGTGGCGTCGCTCCGGAGCCGGCTCGAGTCGCTGGACGAGGCGCGCCAGGAGGACGTGGACCGGATCTTCGGCACCCGTCCGCCCGGGTCCCGCGAGCTGCCCAAGGGGCTCGCCGCCCACACGGCGGACCTGGTCGACCGCGTCCTGCGCGCGCACCCGGAGGGCATGTCTGCCTCCGAGTGCGCGGAGGCGGGCCGGCTCTCCCGCGTCAGCGCCCGGCGCTACCTGGAGTACTTCGCGGAGACGGGCCGCGCCGAGGTGACTCTCAGGTACGGCGGCACGGGGCGTCCGGAGCGCCGGTACCGACGGCTCGGCTGA
- a CDS encoding Bug family tripartite tricarboxylate transporter substrate binding protein, with the protein MRSRTPLALLGAALLVLVGPPLLTPGSGADTGTRIPGLRFMVPNSPGGGYDITARTAAKNAEEADLTHDIEVFNLPGAGGTVGLTRLVGEHGNGRLAMSMGLGVVGAVHTNKSPRTLADTTPIARLTEEQDIVVVSKDSPYKTIQQLVAAWKKDPAEVPVGGGSSPGGPDHLAPMLMARAAGIAPRSVNYVPFDGGGELLASILGNKIAFGVSGVGEYLDQIRSGELRLLAVTGPERVPGLDAPTLRESGLATDFTNWRGIVAPPGLSDAERDKLIGLVTELHGSKQWQESMRRNGWDDAFLPGEEFGDFLRAQDRRVDSVLKELGL; encoded by the coding sequence GTGCGATCGCGCACTCCCCTCGCCCTCCTCGGGGCGGCGCTGCTGGTGCTCGTGGGGCCACCGCTGCTCACCCCCGGCAGCGGCGCCGACACCGGCACCCGGATCCCCGGCCTGCGCTTCATGGTCCCCAACTCGCCGGGCGGCGGCTACGACATCACGGCCCGGACGGCGGCGAAGAACGCCGAGGAGGCGGACCTCACCCACGACATCGAGGTGTTCAACCTGCCCGGCGCGGGCGGCACCGTCGGACTGACCCGACTCGTCGGCGAACACGGCAACGGCAGGCTCGCCATGTCGATGGGCCTCGGCGTCGTCGGCGCCGTGCACACCAACAAGTCGCCGAGGACCCTCGCCGACACCACCCCGATCGCCCGGCTCACCGAGGAGCAGGACATCGTGGTGGTCTCGAAGGACTCCCCGTACAAGACCATCCAGCAGCTCGTCGCGGCCTGGAAGAAGGACCCCGCCGAAGTGCCCGTGGGCGGCGGCTCGTCACCCGGCGGCCCCGACCACCTCGCCCCCATGCTGATGGCTCGGGCCGCCGGCATCGCGCCCCGCTCCGTCAACTACGTTCCCTTCGACGGCGGCGGCGAGCTGCTCGCCTCCATCCTCGGCAACAAGATCGCCTTCGGTGTCTCGGGCGTCGGCGAGTACCTCGACCAGATCAGGTCCGGGGAGCTGCGGCTGCTGGCCGTGACCGGCCCGGAGCGCGTACCCGGTCTCGACGCACCCACCCTGCGCGAGTCCGGACTCGCCACCGACTTCACCAACTGGCGCGGCATCGTCGCCCCGCCCGGGCTCTCCGACGCCGAACGCGACAAGCTCATCGGCCTCGTCACCGAGCTGCACGGCTCGAAGCAGTGGCAGGAGTCGATGCGGAGGAACGGCTGGGACGACGCCTTCCTGCCCGGCGAGGAGTTCGGCGACTTCCTGAGGGCGCAGGACCGCCGCGTCGACTCCGTACTGAAGGAGCTGGGGCTGTGA